From one Ignavibacteria bacterium genomic stretch:
- a CDS encoding tetratricopeptide repeat protein produces MLEFFSDDDAADEPDGKNLDETLQQFRESHRSGQWQNGLPGADALEAVVHYCLELRKFDDALTFALMWCDVTPYSADAWHKLGVAMCSLGRWADALTVYSKAAELDPVDTEIQVNKAIALEQLGNLEQAGLVVDAVLVSDPDNSDALFTKAMILAKKLRFDEARRLFAYLSKQDELARDALFELAYCHEALDDFASAVQVYDKLIDLDPYDENAWFNKGVIIGKSQAFRGAIRCYEMATLIKPDFVNAWFNMGNAYSATGNVDRAIEAYSEAHTADPLDVPVMHNLAATLEDRGRFIDAIAMFTKAIQADQQHAPSYFGRGTCHDALESFHDALQDYNAALELDPTVAEVWYAKADVLANMKQYQDAVGCYRAALELQPNDAMCWLDLGEALLDAGNTTDAIESFSCALSLEPDCADTHISMAKGLCIMGKPAEAAEYLKAGIQLDSSKRDTFESEFPPVVGPLEMEYLRTLLT; encoded by the coding sequence ATGCTGGAGTTTTTTAGTGACGACGATGCCGCCGATGAACCGGATGGTAAAAATTTAGATGAAACGTTGCAGCAGTTCCGGGAGTCACACCGCAGCGGACAATGGCAGAACGGTTTACCTGGTGCCGATGCACTGGAAGCGGTAGTTCACTACTGCCTTGAACTACGTAAGTTCGATGATGCCCTAACCTTTGCGCTCATGTGGTGTGATGTTACTCCCTACAGTGCCGACGCATGGCATAAACTGGGCGTTGCAATGTGTAGTCTCGGACGTTGGGCAGACGCCCTTACCGTGTACTCCAAGGCTGCTGAACTCGATCCGGTTGACACTGAAATCCAGGTGAACAAAGCAATTGCACTGGAGCAACTCGGCAACCTGGAGCAGGCAGGTCTGGTTGTGGATGCGGTTCTTGTATCCGACCCGGATAACTCCGACGCTCTGTTTACAAAGGCAATGATCCTTGCCAAAAAACTTCGGTTCGACGAGGCTCGTCGCCTGTTTGCCTACCTGAGCAAACAGGATGAGCTCGCACGCGATGCACTGTTCGAGCTGGCATACTGTCATGAAGCACTCGACGATTTCGCCTCGGCAGTACAGGTGTACGATAAACTGATTGATCTGGATCCGTACGACGAGAATGCATGGTTTAACAAGGGAGTAATAATAGGTAAGAGTCAGGCTTTTCGTGGAGCAATCCGGTGCTACGAAATGGCAACGCTCATTAAGCCTGATTTTGTTAATGCCTGGTTTAACATGGGTAACGCATATTCTGCAACGGGAAATGTTGACAGAGCAATTGAGGCATACTCCGAAGCTCATACTGCCGATCCGCTGGATGTTCCTGTTATGCACAACCTTGCCGCAACACTTGAAGACAGAGGACGATTCATTGATGCAATCGCCATGTTTACCAAGGCTATTCAGGCAGATCAGCAGCACGCTCCGTCGTACTTTGGCCGCGGCACGTGTCATGACGCCCTAGAGAGTTTTCATGATGCTCTTCAGGACTACAATGCAGCATTGGAACTGGACCCGACGGTTGCCGAAGTATGGTATGCAAAGGCCGACGTGCTGGCTAACATGAAACAGTACCAGGATGCCGTCGGCTGCTATCGTGCTGCTCTCGAATTGCAACCGAACGATGCCATGTGCTGGCTTGACCTTGGTGAAGCATTGCTTGATGCCGGCAACACTACCGATGCCATTGAATCGTTCTCATGCGCACTCTCGCTGGAACCAGACTGTGCAGACACTCATATTTCAATGGCTAAGGGGCTATGTATAATGGGGAAACCCGCTGAAGCTGCAGAGTATCTGAAAGCAGGTATTCAGTTGGATAGTTCCAAACGTGATACTTTTGAATCAGAATTCCCGCCAGTGGTTGGTCCGCTGGAAATGGAATATTTACGAACACTTCTTACTTAA
- a CDS encoding class I SAM-dependent rRNA methyltransferase, with translation MKIARLKPHKHKNLYGGYQWVFTTELAEPPQAAAGDIVTVISDAGREIGIGFYNPKSRIAVRIIGTCDDVVDTGFFVNRFRQALALRTRFVGSSQAYRLVFGESDMLSGLIIDIFSNVAVVQTFSYGMDIRLTEISNALRTVLPHLTAIVERNTMQVRIKEGLPLREGVLWGAVSGPVEFTENGIRLFANVLDGQKTGYFLDQKVNRHWVQQYSRGLSVLDTFCNVGGFALNAGLGGAVQVLGIDSSASAIESARLHAAANGLTTVNFEVGNVFDVLKDQALSGRTWDMVILDPPSFAKTRSALAGARSGYATLNRAALKLIPPNGYLVTSSCTQLVTEHDLLDIVYAEAARLNKSLRLIHRGNQAPDHPILLAMPETQYLKFLVFSVY, from the coding sequence GGCTGCAGCCGGGGATATTGTAACGGTGATTTCTGACGCCGGTCGTGAGATTGGCATCGGTTTCTATAATCCTAAGAGCAGGATTGCCGTGCGCATCATTGGCACGTGCGATGACGTGGTGGACACCGGTTTCTTTGTTAACAGATTTCGGCAGGCACTTGCCCTGCGCACGCGTTTTGTTGGCAGCAGTCAGGCCTACCGGCTGGTGTTTGGCGAATCCGACATGCTCAGCGGACTCATTATAGATATTTTTAGCAACGTTGCGGTTGTGCAAACATTTAGTTACGGCATGGACATTCGTCTGACAGAGATATCCAACGCACTTCGAACCGTTCTGCCACATCTTACAGCAATCGTTGAACGCAATACCATGCAGGTACGTATCAAGGAAGGCCTTCCGCTCCGTGAAGGTGTACTGTGGGGTGCCGTATCCGGACCGGTAGAGTTTACCGAAAACGGAATCCGACTGTTTGCCAATGTGCTGGACGGACAAAAGACGGGGTATTTTTTGGATCAAAAAGTGAACCGACACTGGGTGCAGCAGTACTCCCGCGGATTATCAGTCCTTGATACCTTTTGCAATGTGGGTGGCTTTGCCCTGAATGCCGGTCTTGGTGGGGCAGTGCAGGTTCTGGGTATCGACAGTTCGGCATCTGCAATCGAAAGTGCGCGGCTCCATGCTGCAGCGAACGGCCTCACCACCGTGAACTTTGAAGTTGGCAATGTATTCGACGTGCTGAAGGATCAGGCGCTGAGTGGGCGCACCTGGGACATGGTCATACTTGACCCTCCGTCGTTTGCAAAAACCCGCTCCGCACTTGCGGGCGCGCGATCCGGCTACGCAACCCTGAACCGGGCAGCCCTGAAACTCATCCCTCCGAATGGCTACCTGGTAACCTCGTCGTGCACGCAGCTTGTAACCGAGCACGACCTCCTTGATATTGTGTATGCCGAAGCAGCACGATTAAACAAGTCATTACGTCTTATCCACCGTGGCAATCAGGCACCCGATCACCCGATTCTTCTTGCAATGCCCGAAACCCAGTACCTGAAGTTTCTCGTGTTCAGTGTTTATTAG